The Oscillospiraceae bacterium genome contains a region encoding:
- a CDS encoding TetR family transcriptional regulator: MAFTDYETEQLRKALLKETRRCAVTLGMKKTSVDQLTKAVGIAKGSFYKFYESKEMLFFAVLEGIHSELYNVADRALSENGGVPPSERTAKAVLAVCKRLSDTGDMVFIENDAKLLLQRLPEPVKREHYHDGEAHIRELLEKHDLVPKRGVSLAAATVRGLILTVSHREQIGELYPQALQTLVCGACRELFE, encoded by the coding sequence TTGGCTTTTACCGATTACGAAACCGAACAGCTTCGCAAGGCGCTGCTGAAGGAAACGAGACGTTGCGCGGTGACGTTAGGAATGAAGAAGACCTCCGTGGATCAGTTGACGAAGGCCGTGGGTATCGCCAAGGGCTCCTTTTATAAATTCTACGAATCCAAGGAAATGCTTTTCTTCGCGGTTTTAGAGGGAATCCACTCGGAGCTTTACAATGTAGCTGACCGGGCGTTGAGCGAAAATGGCGGCGTGCCGCCATCGGAGCGCACGGCAAAGGCGGTTCTTGCCGTTTGCAAGCGGCTTTCCGACACCGGCGATATGGTTTTCATCGAAAACGACGCGAAGCTGCTCCTGCAAAGGCTTCCGGAACCCGTCAAAAGGGAGCATTATCACGACGGCGAAGCGCACATACGTGAGCTGCTGGAGAAACACGACCTCGTGCCTAAGCGCGGCGTTTCTCTTGCCGCCGCTACAGTTCGGGGATTGATCCTGACGGTCTCCCACAGGGAGCAGATCGGGGAGTTGTACCCGCAGGCGCTTCAAACGCTGGTATGCGGCGCTTGCAGGGAGTTATTTGAATAA
- a CDS encoding carbon starvation protein CstA — protein MISFFVCLVVLIVGFFTYGKIAEKVFGSDDRTPPSLAMTDGADYVPMSTPRVFLIQLLNIAGLGPIFGALAGACWGPSVFLWITLGTIFAGAVHDFMIGMMSMRHKGASVSELTGTYLGKGMLQVMRVFSVVLLVLVGVTFSTGPANLLAMLTPKVLDTKFWLVVVLIYYFIATFVPIDKVIGKIYPVFGICLIVMALGVGGGILLKGYHIPEITLTNLHPSNTPIWPIMFVSVACGAISGFHATQSPLMARCIRTEKDGRKVFYGAMVAEGIIALIWAAAGVAFYNGTGGLAEALSQGQSVVVYDICFTLLGPVGAVIAMIGVIACPVSSADTAYRSARLTLADWFNYDQKPVKNRLILTVPLLAVGAVLTQVDVQIVWRYFSWSNQTLAMIALWAASVYLFRRKRNYWITVVPASFMSAVSCTYILMAQEGFKLPTSVAYPVGIAFAAACLGVFLWSCVMGKGKNANTPVQETPYESAQ, from the coding sequence ATGATTAGCTTTTTTGTATGTCTTGTGGTTTTGATCGTAGGCTTTTTCACTTATGGGAAAATAGCGGAGAAGGTTTTTGGCTCCGATGACAGGACGCCGCCTTCCCTTGCCATGACGGACGGCGCGGACTATGTGCCTATGAGCACGCCGAGGGTCTTTCTCATTCAGCTTTTGAACATCGCAGGCCTTGGCCCGATATTCGGCGCGCTTGCCGGCGCGTGTTGGGGCCCAAGCGTATTTCTCTGGATCACATTGGGCACCATTTTTGCCGGCGCAGTCCACGATTTTATGATAGGCATGATGTCTATGCGGCATAAGGGTGCCAGCGTTTCCGAACTTACCGGAACCTACCTGGGCAAGGGTATGCTTCAGGTGATGCGCGTGTTCTCCGTGGTGCTGCTGGTGCTCGTGGGCGTTACCTTCTCTACCGGCCCTGCCAATCTTCTGGCCATGCTCACCCCTAAGGTGCTGGATACCAAGTTCTGGCTGGTCGTGGTGCTTATTTATTACTTCATCGCCACATTCGTCCCCATCGACAAGGTGATTGGTAAAATTTACCCGGTATTTGGTATATGCCTTATCGTCATGGCGCTCGGCGTGGGCGGCGGCATACTGCTAAAGGGCTACCACATCCCCGAGATCACCCTGACAAACCTGCATCCATCTAACACTCCCATTTGGCCCATCATGTTTGTATCCGTGGCCTGCGGTGCCATATCCGGCTTCCACGCCACTCAGTCGCCACTGATGGCGCGCTGCATCAGGACGGAAAAGGACGGACGAAAGGTATTTTACGGCGCTATGGTGGCGGAGGGCATCATAGCCCTGATATGGGCTGCTGCGGGAGTGGCCTTCTACAACGGTACCGGCGGCCTTGCTGAGGCTCTCTCTCAGGGACAGTCCGTAGTGGTATACGATATATGCTTTACCCTGCTTGGCCCCGTGGGCGCGGTGATCGCCATGATAGGCGTTATCGCCTGTCCCGTTTCCTCCGCGGATACCGCCTATCGCAGCGCGAGGCTGACCCTGGCGGATTGGTTTAACTACGATCAGAAGCCGGTCAAGAACCGCCTGATTCTAACCGTGCCGCTGCTCGCCGTGGGCGCGGTGCTGACACAGGTAGATGTGCAGATCGTATGGCGGTATTTCTCCTGGTCCAACCAGACCCTTGCCATGATCGCCCTCTGGGCGGCCAGCGTGTACCTGTTCCGCAGGAAGAGGAACTATTGGATCACCGTGGTTCCTGCGAGCTTCATGTCCGCCGTATCCTGCACCTATATACTGATGGCGCAGGAGGGCTTTAAGCTCCCCACCTCCGTTGCATATCCGGTGGGAATCGCTTTCGCCGCGGCCTGCCTCGGGGTGTTTCTGTGGAGCTGCGTAATGGGCAAGGGCAAAAACGCCAACACGCCTGTTCAGGAAACTCCTTACGAATCAGCGCAGTAA
- the lytR gene encoding DNA-binding response regulator, with translation MGMKDERGRKRMKIAVIDDERSARNELIYQILHTMPESEISEADSGSSALALMSENDFDILFVDIGLNDMEGTTLAAAARKLLPAAQIVFATAYSQYGVRAFELGVNNYLLKPFDPARVHTVLEKCRRELEGEAAKAADTRQGREQLHTSRRLPVNINRTIVLLDIDQIVYIETLGRGCVIHTTRKDYVENALLGEYEKKLAGSGFCRIHKSFLVNLSYISEILPWANNGFALKMQGYEQNILPVSREKIKTLRQLWDF, from the coding sequence ATGGGTATGAAGGATGAACGGGGGAGAAAGCGTATGAAAATTGCGGTGATAGACGACGAGCGCTCCGCCAGAAACGAATTGATATATCAGATACTGCATACGATGCCGGAGAGCGAGATATCAGAGGCGGACAGCGGAAGCAGCGCGCTTGCGCTGATGAGCGAGAATGACTTTGATATATTGTTCGTGGATATCGGGTTAAACGATATGGAGGGCACGACGTTAGCCGCCGCGGCAAGAAAGCTGCTGCCCGCCGCCCAGATAGTCTTTGCCACGGCTTATTCCCAATACGGGGTAAGGGCCTTTGAGCTGGGGGTAAACAATTACCTGCTAAAGCCCTTTGACCCGGCGAGGGTGCATACCGTGCTGGAAAAGTGCCGCAGGGAACTGGAGGGCGAGGCTGCTAAAGCAGCGGATACGCGGCAGGGCAGGGAACAGCTCCATACCTCGCGCCGCCTGCCGGTGAATATCAACAGGACTATCGTGCTGCTGGATATTGACCAGATCGTATATATCGAAACCCTGGGACGGGGATGCGTTATCCACACCACCCGCAAGGATTACGTTGAAAACGCGCTGCTGGGAGAATACGAAAAGAAGCTCGCCGGCAGCGGCTTTTGCCGGATACATAAGAGCTTTCTGGTCAATTTGAGCTACATAAGCGAGATCCTCCCCTGGGCCAATAATGGATTTGCCCTTAAAATGCAGGGCTATGAGCAAAATATACTGCCCGTGAGCAGGGAAAAGATAAAAACCCTGCGTCAGCTTTGGGATTTCTAA
- a CDS encoding histidine kinase: MVDSMLFNLLLNIGLLVLIATMLTNLPPVRALLLEEKQTFRSRLWLSLIFGMVSICSTYIGVPIQGAIVNTRVIGVMAAGLLGGPYVGVGAALIGGIHRYLFDIGGFTAVSCALSTIMEGAIGAAFSRKFKAGEIGGGELFLLTAVAEMGQMAIILLVARPYSAAIALVEKISLPMILMNSFGMMVFIGVFNRIFLVEESLYGEKMRIALAISEKSLPHLRNGLHSREDMAEAVRIIHRSTDCEAVMITDAKEVLAKVGGGGEFEALEHCPLIAPIPDSIRTGNALMEIYTAQGDQRELFCPALEGNVVIAAPLVEQDKVVGSLAIIVKKRWHGYKPHLIIVTELARLFSTQLELSDLDYQRRLRKRAELRALQNQVNPHFLYNILNTISSVCRENPDRARELLLTLSLYYRQTLENEQYMIRLSTELYQVMNYLKLEQARFEEKLAVEFDIEEELDCVLPSFILQPLVENAVRYGVDKRGFRIINISAETKEDAAVIAVTDHGSGIPDEVVRSLKAGQGKGVGLLNVHKRLQSLYGEEGGLQITVTENGSRVAFRIPLGKIEDLGEPAAISAQGRAV; the protein is encoded by the coding sequence ATGGTGGACAGCATGCTTTTTAACCTGCTTCTCAATATAGGGCTTCTCGTTCTGATCGCTACCATGCTGACCAATCTGCCACCGGTGAGGGCCCTCCTGCTGGAGGAAAAGCAGACATTCCGCAGCCGGCTTTGGCTTTCCCTGATTTTTGGCATGGTCAGCATTTGCTCCACCTATATCGGGGTGCCTATTCAGGGCGCAATCGTTAACACCCGCGTCATCGGCGTGATGGCTGCGGGGCTTTTGGGCGGCCCGTACGTGGGCGTAGGAGCCGCCCTGATCGGCGGGATCCATCGGTATCTTTTCGACATCGGCGGCTTTACTGCGGTAAGCTGCGCCCTGTCTACCATAATGGAGGGCGCCATAGGGGCTGCGTTTTCCCGCAAATTCAAGGCGGGGGAAATCGGAGGCGGGGAGCTGTTTTTGCTCACGGCGGTGGCTGAGATGGGGCAGATGGCCATCATCCTTTTGGTGGCGAGGCCATACTCGGCGGCGATCGCGCTGGTGGAGAAGATATCCCTTCCCATGATACTGATGAATTCTTTTGGCATGATGGTATTTATCGGGGTCTTCAACCGTATTTTTCTGGTGGAGGAAAGCCTGTACGGTGAGAAAATGAGGATAGCCCTTGCCATTTCGGAAAAAAGCCTGCCACATTTAAGAAACGGACTGCACAGCAGGGAGGATATGGCAGAGGCGGTGAGGATAATCCACCGCTCCACCGACTGCGAGGCGGTCATGATAACTGACGCTAAGGAGGTGCTGGCAAAGGTCGGCGGAGGGGGCGAATTTGAGGCGCTCGAGCATTGCCCGCTCATCGCGCCCATACCCGACTCAATCCGGACGGGAAATGCGCTGATGGAGATATATACCGCCCAAGGCGATCAGCGGGAGCTCTTCTGTCCGGCGCTGGAGGGTAATGTGGTGATCGCCGCGCCGCTCGTGGAGCAGGACAAGGTGGTGGGCTCACTGGCTATCATCGTGAAAAAGCGTTGGCATGGCTATAAGCCCCACCTGATAATCGTCACGGAGCTGGCCCGGCTTTTTTCTACCCAGCTTGAGCTTTCGGATCTGGATTATCAGAGGCGGCTGAGAAAGCGGGCCGAGCTTAGGGCCCTGCAAAATCAGGTCAACCCGCATTTTCTGTACAACATATTGAACACCATATCCAGCGTATGCCGCGAAAACCCGGACAGAGCCAGAGAGCTGCTTTTGACCCTGTCCTTATACTATAGGCAGACCCTGGAGAATGAACAATACATGATACGCCTTTCCACAGAGCTGTATCAGGTAATGAACTATCTCAAGCTGGAGCAGGCCCGCTTTGAAGAAAAGCTGGCTGTGGAATTTGATATTGAGGAGGAGCTGGATTGCGTCCTGCCCTCTTTTATCCTGCAGCCTCTTGTGGAAAATGCGGTGCGCTATGGCGTGGATAAAAGGGGCTTCCGCATTATAAACATCAGCGCGGAGACAAAGGAGGATGCGGCGGTCATCGCTGTGACGGATCATGGCTCCGGCATACCCGACGAGGTGGTACGGAGCTTAAAGGCAGGGCAAGGCAAGGGCGTTGGCCTGCTCAATGTGCATAAGCGGCTGCAAAGCCTTTACGGAGAGGAAGGGGGATTACAGATCACCGTTACAGAAAATGGCTCCCGGGTGGCTTTTCGCATCCCCTTGGGGAAGATCGAGGATCTTGGGGAGCCTGCGGCGATTTCGGCGCAGGGACGGGCGGTTTGA
- a CDS encoding ferritin, producing the protein MNANVSKLLNEQINKEFYSAYLYLDFANYYASVGLDGFENWYRVQAQEERDHAMLFYQYLQNNGEGVTFEAIAKPEWERGGHMTPLKKALEHEKLVTASIDAIYAAAYEARDFRTMQMLDWFIKEQGEEEKNAADLITKMEMFGGDSKGLYMLNSELKARVYTAPSLVL; encoded by the coding sequence ATGAACGCAAACGTATCGAAGTTGCTCAACGAGCAGATCAACAAGGAGTTCTACTCTGCCTATCTGTATCTGGATTTTGCCAACTACTACGCCTCCGTGGGCTTAGACGGCTTTGAGAACTGGTACCGGGTGCAGGCGCAGGAGGAGCGGGATCACGCCATGCTGTTTTATCAGTATTTGCAGAACAACGGCGAGGGCGTCACCTTTGAGGCCATTGCAAAGCCCGAGTGGGAGCGAGGCGGCCACATGACCCCGCTGAAAAAGGCGCTGGAGCATGAGAAGCTGGTCACCGCCAGCATCGACGCCATCTACGCCGCCGCATACGAGGCCAGGGACTTCCGCACCATGCAGATGCTGGACTGGTTCATTAAGGAGCAGGGCGAGGAGGAGAAGAACGCCGCCGACCTCATCACAAAGATGGAGATGTTCGGCGGAGACAGCAAGGGGCTGTATATGCTCAACAGTGAGCTGAAGGCCCGGGTATACACCGCGCCCTCCCTGGTGCTGTAA
- a CDS encoding Rrf2 family transcriptional regulator: MDSSFNLAVHALVCLSHSGRSLSSEALAENICTNPTRVRRVLAGLKKAGMVETREGLDGGYRLTTDPATLTLRQVAEAVNTRFVDCAWHSGDIDRNCAICSGMAGVMDALYRNMNEQCAAYLSHITITDIETQLFAQK, from the coding sequence GTGGACAGTTCTTTTAATCTGGCCGTCCATGCGCTGGTCTGCCTGAGCCACAGCGGACGCTCTCTCAGCAGCGAAGCGCTGGCGGAGAACATCTGCACCAATCCCACCCGCGTCCGCCGGGTGCTGGCGGGGCTGAAAAAGGCGGGAATGGTGGAGACCCGGGAGGGCCTGGACGGCGGCTACCGCCTGACGACAGACCCGGCGACGCTGACCCTGCGGCAGGTGGCGGAGGCGGTAAATACCCGCTTTGTGGACTGCGCGTGGCACAGCGGCGACATTGACCGGAACTGCGCCATCTGCTCCGGCATGGCGGGCGTGATGGATGCGCTCTACCGGAACATGAACGAGCAGTGCGCCGCCTACCTCTCGCACATTACGATTACAGATATTGAAACACAACTTTTTGCACAGAAATAG
- a CDS encoding thioredoxin yields MLTITTNSFENDVLRADKPVLVDFWAQWCPYCRRIAPAFDKVGEQYADTLIAGKINYDEEPQLIQRFGIDTIPTLMLFKNGEVIGSVVAPGSKAAIEAFIQETLSQ; encoded by the coding sequence ATGCTTACCATTACGACCAACAGCTTTGAAAACGACGTTCTCCGCGCGGACAAGCCCGTGCTGGTGGATTTCTGGGCCCAGTGGTGCCCCTACTGCCGCCGTATTGCCCCGGCCTTTGACAAGGTGGGGGAGCAGTACGCCGATACGCTCATCGCTGGCAAGATCAACTACGACGAGGAGCCGCAGCTCATCCAGCGCTTCGGCATCGACACCATCCCCACGCTGATGCTCTTTAAGAACGGCGAGGTGATCGGCTCTGTGGTGGCGCCCGGCTCCAAGGCGGCCATCGAGGCGTTTATTCAGGAAACGCTTTCTCAGTAA
- a CDS encoding thioredoxin reductase — protein sequence MEKIYDMIVIGGGPAGYTAALYAARSGLSVLVLEKLSAGGQMALTEQIDNYPGFESGIDGFTLGEKMQQSAERFGAVTELAEVYKASLSGKIKTLDTSEGVFQGRTVVIATGASHRPLGVPGEEALVGKGVHYCAACDGAPYRGKTVAVVGGGNSAAADALTLSRIAKKVYLIHRRDSLRATKVYHEPLMNAPNVEFCWNSTVSALLHESRLTGLRLKDVNTGAERDLACDGVFISVGRAPATELFQGELALDKSGYIIADESTRTSIPGVFAVGDVRTKALRQVVTAVSDGAVAVHYAEEYLAENR from the coding sequence ATGGAAAAAATCTACGATATGATCGTCATCGGCGGCGGCCCCGCCGGATACACCGCCGCCCTGTATGCCGCCAGAAGCGGGCTTTCTGTACTGGTGCTGGAGAAGCTCTCCGCCGGCGGGCAGATGGCGCTGACGGAACAGATCGACAACTATCCAGGCTTTGAAAGCGGCATCGACGGCTTTACGCTGGGCGAAAAAATGCAGCAAAGCGCCGAGCGCTTCGGTGCGGTGACGGAGCTGGCGGAGGTGTATAAGGCCAGCCTTTCCGGGAAAATCAAGACGCTGGACACCAGCGAGGGTGTTTTTCAGGGCCGCACAGTGGTCATCGCCACCGGCGCGTCACATCGTCCCTTGGGCGTTCCCGGCGAGGAAGCGCTCGTTGGCAAAGGCGTTCACTACTGCGCCGCCTGCGACGGCGCGCCCTATCGGGGCAAGACCGTGGCGGTGGTGGGCGGCGGCAATTCCGCCGCGGCGGATGCCCTGACCCTGTCCCGCATCGCAAAAAAGGTCTACCTCATCCACCGCCGGGACAGCCTGCGGGCTACGAAAGTCTATCATGAGCCACTGATGAACGCGCCCAACGTGGAATTCTGCTGGAACAGCACCGTTTCCGCGCTGCTGCACGAAAGCCGCCTGACGGGGCTTCGGCTAAAAGACGTCAACACCGGCGCAGAACGCGACCTTGCCTGCGACGGCGTGTTCATCAGCGTGGGACGCGCCCCGGCCACGGAGCTGTTCCAAGGGGAGCTGGCGCTGGACAAGTCCGGCTATATCATCGCGGACGAATCCACCCGCACCAGCATCCCCGGCGTGTTCGCCGTGGGCGACGTGCGCACCAAGGCGCTGCGGCAGGTGGTCACCGCCGTATCGGACGGCGCGGTAGCCGTCCACTATGCGGAGGAATATCTGGCGGAGAACCGGTAA
- a CDS encoding membrane protein — protein sequence MRSRRDSILVLCIVLIAAILAGCGAAEQRPALDRIEYTNLNDSGSRELLKELLSEIGVSDERVQGFFRRVDHFHDSVKQEWLTDGFEKAELLYTKYDTYAMQDEWTAKNGTFPGYNCRITAMNLFGDFLSVSADSQINAGEDVLFVDEEALKTDPDALGGSSLADFRALYSSMKAEDTTEIKRHVQTVQEEWASRGVTFRENERIRLITVFFHDKPTEEESLLFVGHVGVLLTAKDGTLYFVEKVAFQEPYRMLRFVDRTALSDYLMGKYDTSWGQDTASPFIMENDKLMDGWRPNPNRGSSALD from the coding sequence ATGAGATCACGACGGGATAGCATTCTCGTTTTATGCATTGTGCTTATTGCCGCCATACTTGCAGGCTGCGGCGCAGCCGAGCAGCGACCGGCATTGGATAGGATCGAGTACACGAACCTGAACGACAGCGGATCAAGGGAGCTTTTGAAGGAGCTGCTCTCCGAGATAGGCGTGTCAGACGAGCGTGTTCAGGGCTTTTTCCGCCGTGTGGACCACTTTCATGACAGCGTGAAGCAGGAATGGCTTACGGATGGCTTTGAGAAAGCGGAGCTGCTGTATACGAAATATGACACTTACGCGATGCAGGACGAATGGACGGCGAAGAACGGGACATTTCCGGGCTATAACTGCCGGATCACCGCCATGAACCTGTTTGGGGACTTCCTCTCCGTGAGCGCAGACTCTCAAATCAATGCTGGTGAAGATGTGCTGTTTGTGGACGAGGAAGCGCTGAAAACAGATCCCGATGCGCTGGGCGGAAGCAGTCTTGCAGATTTCCGCGCACTGTATTCCTCCATGAAGGCGGAGGATACCACGGAGATCAAGCGTCATGTGCAAACCGTACAAGAGGAATGGGCTTCCCGCGGCGTTACCTTTCGGGAGAATGAACGGATCCGCCTCATCACGGTATTCTTCCACGATAAGCCGACCGAGGAGGAATCTCTGCTGTTTGTCGGGCATGTTGGCGTACTTTTGACGGCGAAGGACGGGACGCTGTACTTTGTAGAAAAGGTCGCCTTCCAGGAGCCGTACCGGATGCTGCGCTTTGTGGACCGAACGGCGCTGAGCGATTACCTTATGGGGAAATATGACACCTCATGGGGACAGGATACGGCGAGCCCCTTTATCATGGAGAACGACAAGCTTATGGACGGCTGGCGTCCAAACCCGAATAGAGGAAGCTCCGCGCTCGACTAA
- the hcp gene encoding hydroxylamine reductase produces MDNRMFCFQCEQTAGCAGCTGKAGVCGKTTEVAELQDQLTGALVGLSRAVDNAPDTNEGTWRLMIEGLFTTVTNVNFNEKTIRDLIDRVHAEKARLVPNCYSCTSRCGRNDDYDMHLLWSAQEDVRSLKSLILFGVRGMAAYAYHAMVLGYTDDAVNRFFAKALFAVGEDWGMGELLPIVMEVGEKNLQCMALLDKANTETYGTPTPVTVPLTVEKGPFIVITGHDLHDLKLLLEQTAGKGVNIYTHGEMLPAHGYPELKKYPHLKGNFGTAWQNQQREFADIPAPVLFTTNCLMPPRPGYADRVFTTALVSYPEITHIDEDKDFSPVIEKALALGGYNEDKPFTGINGGGTVMTGFGHGAVLGVADQVIEAVKSGAIRHFFLVGGCDGARPGRNYYTEFVKQTPADTVVLTLACGKYRFNDLDLGTIGGLPRLMDVGQCNDAYGAVRIALALADAFGCGVNDLPLSLVLSWYEQKAVCILLTLLYLGIRNIRLGPTLPAFVSPGVLNYLVENFHIAPVTTPEEDLKVLLKR; encoded by the coding sequence ATGGATAACAGGATGTTTTGTTTTCAGTGCGAGCAGACGGCAGGCTGCGCTGGTTGTACTGGAAAAGCCGGCGTCTGCGGCAAAACCACTGAGGTGGCGGAGCTTCAGGATCAACTGACTGGCGCTCTGGTTGGACTGTCCCGTGCGGTAGATAATGCCCCGGATACGAATGAGGGGACTTGGCGGCTGATGATCGAGGGCTTGTTCACCACCGTCACCAATGTGAACTTTAACGAAAAGACTATCCGGGATTTGATTGACCGGGTACATGCGGAAAAGGCACGGCTGGTGCCCAACTGCTATAGCTGCACCTCTCGCTGTGGGCGGAACGATGACTATGACATGCACCTGCTTTGGAGCGCACAGGAGGATGTGCGCAGCCTAAAATCCCTGATCCTTTTCGGTGTGCGTGGCATGGCGGCGTACGCCTATCACGCCATGGTGCTGGGCTATACGGACGACGCTGTGAACCGCTTCTTTGCCAAGGCGCTGTTTGCCGTGGGCGAGGACTGGGGCATGGGCGAGCTGCTGCCCATCGTGATGGAGGTGGGCGAGAAGAACCTCCAGTGCATGGCGCTACTGGATAAGGCCAACACCGAGACCTACGGCACGCCCACGCCCGTGACCGTCCCGCTGACGGTGGAGAAGGGGCCGTTCATCGTCATCACCGGCCATGATCTCCACGACCTGAAGCTGCTGCTGGAGCAGACGGCGGGCAAGGGCGTGAATATCTACACGCACGGCGAAATGCTGCCTGCCCACGGCTATCCGGAACTGAAGAAATACCCACACCTCAAGGGTAACTTCGGCACGGCGTGGCAGAACCAGCAAAGAGAATTTGCCGACATCCCCGCACCGGTGCTGTTTACCACCAACTGTCTGATGCCGCCGCGCCCCGGCTATGCAGACCGTGTGTTCACCACGGCGCTGGTATCCTATCCTGAAATCACCCACATAGACGAAGATAAGGATTTCTCCCCCGTCATCGAAAAGGCACTGGCGCTAGGTGGCTACAACGAGGACAAGCCGTTCACCGGCATCAATGGCGGCGGCACGGTCATGACCGGCTTCGGCCATGGCGCGGTGCTTGGCGTGGCGGATCAGGTGATCGAGGCAGTAAAGAGCGGTGCCATCCGGCACTTTTTCCTGGTCGGCGGCTGTGACGGAGCCCGCCCCGGACGGAACTACTACACCGAGTTTGTCAAGCAGACGCCCGCCGACACTGTGGTGCTGACGCTGGCCTGCGGAAAATACCGCTTCAACGACCTTGACCTCGGGACCATTGGCGGCCTGCCTCGGTTGATGGATGTAGGACAGTGTAACGACGCCTACGGGGCCGTTAGAATTGCGCTGGCCTTGGCGGATGCCTTTGGCTGCGGGGTCAACGACCTGCCCCTGTCTCTGGTGCTCTCGTGGTATGAGCAGAAGGCGGTGTGTATCCTGCTGACGCTGCTGTATCTGGGCATCAGGAATATCCGTCTCGGCCCCACGCTGCCGGCGTTCGTCTCGCCGGGTGTGCTGAACTATCTGGTGGAGAATTTCCATATTGCTCCGGTCACCACCCCGGAGGAGGATCTGAAGGTGCTGCTGAAGCGCTGA
- a CDS encoding Rubredoxin translates to MKYVCSVCGWEYDESAGYPEGGITPGTPWSEVPEDFECPLCGVGKDSFEEA, encoded by the coding sequence ATGAAGTATGTATGCAGCGTTTGCGGTTGGGAATACGACGAGAGCGCAGGTTACCCGGAGGGCGGCATTACGCCGGGAACGCCCTGGAGCGAGGTGCCGGAGGATTTTGAGTGCCCCCTGTGCGGCGTGGGTAAGGATTCCTTCGAAGAGGCGTGA
- a CDS encoding transposase: protein MELVCRLLEVSRSGYYEWLGRKPSLRRQKDQELKRRLLSLHQRYPALGLDSLYHLIRPQLSCSRKRIHRLMNEMNISSTRRRAYKATTNSRHAHPIAPNLLARRFSFDKPDTAWVGDITYIPTGEGWLYCAVVKDLCTKQIVGYAFSDRIDTNLTLAALGMAVRRRKPLPGLIFHSDRGVQYAAYAYRQRLASLGIRQSMSRKGDPYDNAVAENFFSCLKCECVHLRHFASRAQAMADVFAYIETFYNPVRPHSSIGWRPPDAFARALSEHPAA, encoded by the coding sequence GTGGAACTTGTATGCCGACTGCTGGAGGTCTCCCGCAGCGGGTACTACGAATGGCTGGGCCGCAAACCCTCTTTGCGCCGGCAGAAGGATCAGGAACTGAAACGCCGGCTGCTGAGCCTGCACCAGCGTTATCCCGCCCTTGGGCTGGACAGCCTGTATCACCTGATCCGCCCGCAGCTTTCCTGCTCGCGCAAGCGCATCCACCGCCTGATGAACGAGATGAACATCTCCTCCACGCGCAGGCGTGCCTACAAAGCCACGACCAACTCAAGACACGCGCACCCCATCGCGCCCAATCTCCTTGCGCGCCGCTTCTCCTTTGACAAGCCAGACACCGCATGGGTCGGCGATATTACCTATATCCCCACCGGCGAGGGCTGGCTCTACTGCGCTGTTGTGAAAGACCTTTGCACAAAGCAGATCGTCGGCTACGCCTTCTCCGACCGCATCGACACAAATCTCACTCTCGCCGCCCTCGGCATGGCCGTCCGGCGCCGCAAGCCTCTGCCCGGCCTCATCTTCCACTCCGACCGCGGCGTCCAATACGCCGCCTACGCTTACCGTCAGCGTCTCGCCAGCCTCGGCATCCGGCAAAGCATGTCCCGCAAGGGCGATCCCTATGACAACGCCGTGGCCGAAAACTTCTTCAGCTGCCTCAAGTGCGAGTGCGTCCATCTGCGCCATTTCGCCTCAAGGGCACAAGCCATGGCAGACGTCTTCGCTTATATCGAGACCTTTTACAACCCAGTGCGCCCGCATTCCTCTATTGGCTGGCGTCCTCCGGATGCCTTTGCGCGTGCCTTGTCTGAGCATCCCGCCGCCTGA